The following nucleotide sequence is from Excalfactoria chinensis isolate bCotChi1 chromosome 12, bCotChi1.hap2, whole genome shotgun sequence.
TCTTTCTCCAGTGTTTCATCCACTTCAGCTTCACTTTCCACATCTGAATTGAATATGATGTGTTTATGCTTGTTTGTTGGCTGGCTATCCTACATAAGAATAGAATGGACAGGTTAACAGTAAACACTCAGCACAGTCACACAGAACCATCTCGGACACATTTCTATGACAGTAAAGGAAGAACTCAGCACTCCTTTTGCAATTCCAAAGATATCCCAGGAATTAGGCATGCAACATTATATACATACTCtgaaaacacaaactgaaatataaTCAAGAAATCCACAAGCTTGCAAAATATCTTAAATTGTAAAtaattttccccttttgttttACTGCCTGCTATTCAGACCAGATATGAGTTTAATTACCAAGTTTGAAAGAGCTCCTTGAATGAGCTTCTTCTGCAATTgcctctctttctgtctctcttccaGAGCTGCCAGCCTCTTCTGGTTATCCTGCAATTGTTTTTTTGTATCAGATTCCTTTGAAGCGGTACCTTGAAGTTCTTTACTATCCAGGAGACTCATCTTCCTATCTGCACATTTCTTAACTCCACATTCTGAACTTGTGTTGCTTAcatctgtcttcattttttttgaaagcagtttcGGGCTTTTCAGTTGTCGTTTCACATGTGTCTGTGACATGGCAGCACTGCTATCCAAGTCACTGCTCTCACCTTCACTTTCATCAGTGCAAAGAACAGTATCTCCATACTCTGAATTCTGGTCACCttgctgagaatttgtttttgtgttcCTTCCTTGTAAATGTGGCCTGCAAACATTATCTGCTAAGAAAGAAGAACCTGACAACTCTTTGTGCTGTTCACaatgtacattttgtttctttttagtgCCAACTTCAAGAGAATAAAATGGACGATTCTCATGTTGCCCTTCAGATGACTTCACCGCACAAAATGGAGGAGAAGCTTCAAAACCTAAACTTTCTACAGATCTCTTTTTAAAGTCAGTGCTTTCCTTAGTTGCCTTGTCACAAAGGGCTCCCATTCCTCTGAAGGGCTGGATCTTCAAACATGAATTATTTCGTCCCTTGGAGCTTTCCTCATCAACATTCTCCTCCCCATCTAAAATGGCAGCAAGTATATCTTCAGGACAGATGCACTTTTTATTAACTGCAGGAGGAATTTTGGAACATTTTGGCTTACATACGACGTTGCCTTCAGCACTTCCTTTAATGCTGCACTGACTAGAACTCTGTGTACTATCCAGTTCTTCCACTGATGTCTCAGATTTTTCAGTAGCCAGTGCTTTTAGGTCATCTAACGTAAGGTCTAGACGGTAACAGTTTTGCATCATGGATTCATAATCAGAACTGGTTTCAgactcctcttcctcagactgtGAATAAGAGCTTTCActatgacttgcttttgctgtaCCGTTACCTGCTGTACCCAACAAGGCAGAAACGCTAGGCTTCctcattttccctttgctttcaaCATGCTCTTCTTTTAAACTGTGAGTTTTTGGTGAGAAGTTATTTACCAAATCACACTTCTTACTAGAtaacatttgtttattttgtacaTTCACCTGCTTAGAGTTTTctaaaactgcagttttcatgCTACTCTGACCTGGGGCTTTACTCTCAGCAATAATCTCATCTGTATCCGCTGAGTCATAACCATTGTCCCATTCCATAGTCTCTTCCTCtttactgtttcctttcttcatgGTGTCTCCGTTGCCTAATGACCAGTGAGTATTGTATTTTAACTCAAAATTATCTCCAACAATTTCCAGGTGGTCACTTTCAGTCTCAGCATTTTCAGTTTGCTCTCTCTCCATCTTCTTCTTCATCATTGCTCTGATTTCCTCTTCAGAATCAACGTCACTGTCAGAAGCATGCATTCTGTTATTTGGAGACATAACTctagaaatgctgtttttatctGATAGCAAGCTTCGCCCTGAAATACTACTAAGACTGCTTGATGGAGGCAATTTAGACTTATCACTGGATTTGGTTTTCGATCTCTGATTTAGCTGCAATGAGCTTATGTTTCTCAAATGTGACTGACACGCAGAAGGGAGCACTTCCACTCCATTCAGATCCCTGCTGCccagttgctttgtttttttaggtTGCTCCTTAGTCACAGGGAACTCTCCTTGTCGCTTCTTGCTTATGCTGTCATCTTTCTCTTCCAAATGCCAAGTAAGCTTGGATACAGGAACTACATCTGTCAAGTCTTCCTCCAGCTTTCTAAGGTTGTGGCAATATTTTGATGGGTCATACTTCACAATGTTCGTAGGAATTAAGGAATAAAACCAACATGATTCTTTCAGCAAGCAGAATTCTAATCTCTGCAAACTAAATTctaagagaaaggaagagttCTCTTAATGCTAGGACAGCATGCCTTTAAACAAAAGACTTGCAGTCTAAGTAAGTTATTCAGAACACAAAAAAGCTTATTACATTTACTTAAACGTGCCATAGTAGTCAATATGAAGGCCACTTAGCAAACATATTTATCGTTAGGatggaagaaagaagtgaatTGTATCTATGTCCAACCAAaaaggatattttatttttctgttgattcCTAAGGTGAAGGATTGGGAGGACTCTGCCAAATTTACCCACAATCCaattctaaaagaaaagaaaaataaattagcatgaaaaaaaggtaagaaaataaCACCAAATAAAAGATTCATTACAAAAATGACAGAACATGTAAGGTATTTCCCCAGACTACTTATTAAAAGCTAGATGACCACATTTAATACAAGTTTCCTTATATACTGCATAAACATTTAACATAGATATGAATGGAACAAGTTTGTGCCCAAttctaatttttgttttaattctctaTACAGCTCCCCCAGCATACCTTATGGTCTGGCACCTCTGTACCTGGCACTGCTCTCATGTGAAAGTCTACAACTCCAGCCTTTTTCAGTGATTCCAGAAGAACTGTTTCATCATTTCTCcgtggcttttctttctgcagcttcGCTTCCTCCCTCTCCATGGCAAGCCTGTATCAAAAAGTACACCATAtgtgaaaaaaaagatttgcCTGTGTGATAGTTCATAACTGGCAGCAACCAGCAACACAGAAGGAATTAACATAATTCTGATTATACCTGAGCTTTAAGGGAGTAATAGTGGCAAAAAGATTGTGCTATCAAATATGTGTCACCAGCCAAGAAACATCAATAAAGATTAGAAAGATGAGGAGCATAGCAGACGCCTAAAGCACTGCCATAATATTACAAGTTAAACAGAAAAAGGGCACCATCACTTAAAAAGGGTATTTGTTGATTTTTACCTGTGTAAAAAACTTTCTTTGGCAAATTCAATCTGCAGCGTCCTCCCTCCccatttggttttatttaaaatagatatGCCTGTAAAAGAACAAGATTGGAAATTAATATATTCTATATTAAAAGATGCACACTGAACTTAACAGTGTCACCTTTTATACACGGAGAGTCTAAAATCCTACACTTAAACAACATCTACATTCAGAATTAAGGTTCTGACTTGAATAGTTCTATTTGGATCTGTATGGGTCAGTTCAAAAACAGGTAAAAATCCAAGCATACATATTTTGAAGGTAAACTCTCTGGTAATTATCTTCCTGATACAACAAAGCTGCATTGACAAAAGGACCAGCATGACAGAAAGGTGCtataaaggaaagcaagaagatCACTCACCCatatcagaagattccaggttTGCGGGAGAAAGCTTCACCAAGGAAGAAATCcctccccagtggcagtcagccctcaAACCTTTTAACTAATCTCAAAGAAATTTCCTATTTCTAAtggcttctgaaataaaacatcaaatTTCCAATCCCTTTTTTTCAAGTCTGGTTATCTCCATCTAATATTTTACTGCTACATATACAATATGCAATTTCATAACTGCAAATAATTTTGCAATTCAACTATTCTGGAATCTGTAGAACTGTCATAACACAAGAACATTTACATGAACTCTCCTTCTGGGTTTCCTCTCATGGGAAGTCCCTTCCAATGTTTTATGGTTCTGAAGGAAGGAGTTGaatggaatggactgcccagggaggtggtggagacactgaccctgggggtattcaaggaacaactggatgttgtgttgagggacacagtttagtgggagctattggtaatagatgaatggctggactggatgatattttaggtcttttccaaccttggtgattctgtgaaccaTTTCCCACACTTTTTGAAGGAAGAGCAAGAATAAACTCATAAATCACCACTTCATTTTCAAGgtaatttttttcagtctgcttATATCCACGTACTGAAAACTCTGGCAAAGCATCTTTCATTCAAACTGCAgcttaaagcaaacaaaatgtatATGACAACAAAATCAATCCAGGTCTACCTTTAGCATGTCCAGCCTAGACAACATTAGATGTATCATGAATAATGTAACTTGCTTCAGCAACatgatttattaaatatatataggtatgtatatatacttaCATTTTCTAAGATCAGCCTCAG
It contains:
- the NOL8 gene encoding nucleolar protein 8, whose protein sequence is MEKKQVSKRLYVGGLGHTVSKAELQERFGKFGRVLDVEIITRKDEQGNPTKTFAYITVSSSEADLRKCISILNKTKWGGRTLQIEFAKESFLHRLAMEREEAKLQKEKPRRNDETVLLESLKKAGVVDFHMRAVPGTEVPDHKNWIVGKFGRVLPILHLRNQQKNKIVKYDPSKYCHNLRKLEEDLTDVVPVSKLTWHLEEKDDSISKKRQGEFPVTKEQPKKTKQLGSRDLNGVEVLPSACQSHLRNISSLQLNQRSKTKSSDKSKLPPSSSLSSISGRSLLSDKNSISRVMSPNNRMHASDSDVDSEEEIRAMMKKKMEREQTENAETESDHLEIVGDNFELKYNTHWSLGNGDTMKKGNSKEEETMEWDNGYDSADTDEIIAESKAPGQSSMKTAVLENSKQVNVQNKQMLSSKKCDLVNNFSPKTHSLKEEHVESKGKMRKPSVSALLGTAGNGTAKASHSESSYSQSEEEESETSSDYESMMQNCYRLDLTLDDLKALATEKSETSVEELDSTQSSSQCSIKGSAEGNVVCKPKCSKIPPAVNKKCICPEDILAAILDGEENVDEESSKGRNNSCLKIQPFRGMGALCDKATKESTDFKKRSVESLGFEASPPFCAVKSSEGQHENRPFYSLEVGTKKKQNVHCEQHKELSGSSFLADNVCRPHLQGRNTKTNSQQGDQNSEYGDTVLCTDESEGESSDLDSSAAMSQTHVKRQLKSPKLLSKKMKTDVSNTSSECGVKKCADRKMSLLDSKELQGTASKESDTKKQLQDNQKRLAALEERQKERQLQKKLIQGALSNLDSQPTNKHKHIIFNSDVESEAEVDETLEKDESLEDTHETKEHDPKSSRRLFESSEDDQDETDDERFKIKPQFEGKAGEKLLKLQSRFGTDERFRMDARFLESESEEEGETNTMEADEEEEFAAEKKKNLQILGSLLNIDPEQSKTTKMATNAKKFKDINALRYDPTRQDHAVFEKKPKAVEEESKAKRKKKREESEKLPEVSKEIYCDIAVDLKEFFGSSKNKPKEKGEIPGDKDEAEESSPRDHLGPDAESNEAQDSSDFKFSFFDDKDQSDVKEEPYVFEAIKPIKIKWQEDPRFQDSSSEDDDEPEATESERDKEMSLPLPQSGSSRFFFFSKDDERLREGPKLFCRAVNLNEEKDSWEDRRRLLLEECRKKHKDAKRKMRTKQKS